One genomic region from Thermoleptolyngbya sichuanensis A183 encodes:
- the recJ gene encoding single-stranded-DNA-specific exonuclease RecJ translates to MSSPSPPPSRSRRIPSQRWHIADADPERAARLAAAADLSPVLGQVLLNRDIDTPDQARVFLNPELMQLASPMDEFPDLAEAVSILQTAIARQQRIAICGDYDADGMTSTALLLRALRSLGGRVQSEIPSRMTEGYGINHRIVEDFHAQGVRVILTVDNGIAAAGPIGFARDLGMHVIVTDHHDIPPELPPAHAILNPKLIAESSPYRGLAGVGVAYILAISLAQALGQTQDLTGPLLELFTLGTIADLAPLTGVNRRWLQRGLRRLPKSQLAGVQALIQVAGVNPEQDALKPEAIGFRLGPRINAVGRIADPNIVIDLLTTDDPGVALERAMQCEEVNQLRQRLCELIEQEAIALAETYAPNLQNDRVLLLVKDGWHHGVIGIVASRLVERYGVPVFIGTYEEGDPTRIRGSARGIPEFNVFDALQCCADILDKFGGHRAAGGFSLATENLEEMRSRLRIFANMHLQPQHLRPLIEVDAQANLHDLTLDLYQQIDQLHPCGIGNPDPVFWTPNVRIVEQQVIGKDRSHLRVVVAQDDDEYGIKAIAWRWGEYCPLPSPIDIAYRLRLNEWNGQMNVELELIGIRLPGGVPIPDLPDPPPDPPEPASDSSPQSSPSPVSLPGLPFPFNNRTYTCHITTVEGQRELHIYNPDGQLLATRPRETWGFLGESRAEAQPVDVSQPHYFNLIRAALNALEIAEKTDLLKKKDRLLAEKDQHISALTQQLAHLQQQLDCLSAEQPQTPRSQTQAEPDHAENQTRRPATIPQPQAQINTMQNAVSAEFALESALPNQQASSASPTPSAPVFPKPAFPKPAFPKNIKAHLGKKVWYCLNPQSQQDLQTAQRLMGESGGETDAAAADYAAADYAAADYAAADYAAVGRSLCAVVLREVVEPFITALGEYWLEQTGDTQLGDLSLDPEEFKTPNALHILAMLLAPTWQAIRESALKMPLEPAAADLYVLAGNPDDEAAADARYQVTEFLQTWEHPVAGWMQRDSTAAASLLAQVGQLSLGAFGKGRSLYPWQLNGLQQKILGKSAKSGLLQSIYGGS, encoded by the coding sequence GTGTCCTCCCCCTCCCCACCCCCTTCCCGCTCTCGCCGCATTCCCAGCCAGCGCTGGCACATTGCGGATGCCGATCCGGAGCGGGCGGCGCGGCTGGCAGCAGCGGCCGATCTCAGCCCTGTGCTGGGGCAGGTCTTGCTAAATCGAGATATCGACACGCCCGACCAGGCGCGAGTATTTCTCAATCCTGAGTTGATGCAGCTAGCCTCCCCGATGGATGAGTTTCCTGACCTGGCAGAGGCGGTGAGCATTTTGCAAACGGCGATCGCCCGACAGCAGCGAATCGCCATCTGCGGCGACTACGATGCCGACGGCATGACCAGCACGGCGCTGTTGCTGCGGGCGCTGCGATCGCTCGGTGGGCGTGTCCAGTCAGAAATTCCCAGCCGCATGACAGAGGGCTACGGCATCAACCACCGCATCGTGGAAGACTTTCACGCCCAAGGTGTGCGGGTGATCTTGACCGTAGACAACGGCATCGCGGCGGCGGGGCCCATCGGCTTTGCCCGCGATCTGGGGATGCACGTCATCGTCACCGACCACCACGACATTCCACCCGAACTGCCCCCCGCCCACGCCATCCTAAATCCCAAATTAATTGCCGAAAGCTCGCCCTATCGAGGGCTGGCAGGCGTGGGCGTAGCCTACATTCTGGCCATTTCGCTGGCGCAAGCACTGGGGCAAACCCAGGATCTCACCGGGCCGCTGCTAGAGCTATTCACCCTGGGCACGATCGCCGACCTAGCTCCCCTGACGGGGGTAAATCGGCGCTGGCTGCAACGGGGACTGCGGCGGCTGCCCAAGTCGCAACTGGCAGGCGTACAGGCTTTGATCCAGGTGGCGGGCGTGAATCCAGAGCAGGACGCGCTGAAGCCGGAAGCCATTGGGTTTCGTCTGGGGCCGCGGATCAACGCCGTGGGGCGCATTGCCGACCCAAATATAGTGATTGACCTGCTAACGACGGACGATCCGGGCGTGGCGCTAGAGCGGGCAATGCAGTGCGAAGAGGTAAACCAACTGCGGCAGCGGTTGTGCGAATTGATCGAACAGGAGGCGATCGCCCTTGCCGAAACCTACGCGCCCAATCTGCAAAACGACCGCGTGCTGCTGCTGGTGAAGGACGGCTGGCACCACGGCGTGATTGGCATCGTCGCATCGCGGCTGGTGGAGCGCTACGGCGTGCCCGTGTTCATCGGCACGTACGAAGAAGGCGACCCGACGCGGATTCGCGGCTCAGCGCGGGGCATTCCCGAATTTAACGTGTTCGATGCGCTGCAATGCTGCGCCGATATCCTCGACAAGTTTGGCGGACACCGAGCGGCGGGCGGCTTTTCCCTGGCCACAGAGAACCTGGAAGAAATGCGATCGCGCCTGCGAATCTTCGCCAACATGCACCTGCAACCCCAGCACCTGCGCCCGCTGATCGAAGTCGATGCCCAGGCAAACCTGCACGACCTCACCCTCGACCTGTATCAGCAAATCGACCAACTCCACCCCTGCGGCATTGGCAACCCCGACCCCGTCTTCTGGACTCCCAATGTCCGTATTGTGGAACAGCAGGTGATTGGCAAAGACCGCTCTCATCTGCGGGTCGTCGTGGCTCAGGACGACGATGAGTACGGCATAAAGGCGATCGCCTGGCGCTGGGGTGAATATTGCCCCCTGCCCAGCCCCATCGACATCGCCTATCGCCTCCGCCTCAACGAGTGGAACGGTCAGATGAACGTGGAACTTGAACTCATCGGCATCCGCCTTCCCGGTGGTGTTCCTATCCCCGATCTGCCCGACCCCCCGCCCGACCCGCCCGAACCCGCCAGCGATTCATCTCCCCAAAGCTCCCCCTCCCCCGTTTCCCTGCCCGGACTCCCCTTCCCCTTCAACAACCGCACCTACACCTGCCATATCACCACCGTCGAGGGTCAGCGCGAACTGCACATCTACAACCCCGACGGGCAGCTTTTGGCCACTCGCCCCAGAGAAACCTGGGGATTTTTGGGCGAGAGCCGCGCCGAGGCTCAACCTGTGGATGTCTCCCAGCCGCACTATTTCAACCTGATTCGTGCCGCCCTCAACGCGCTGGAAATCGCGGAAAAAACCGATCTGCTTAAAAAAAAAGATCGACTCCTAGCTGAAAAAGACCAGCATATCAGCGCGCTCACCCAGCAGCTTGCCCATTTGCAGCAGCAGCTAGACTGTCTCTCCGCCGAACAGCCGCAGACTCCGCGCTCCCAGACCCAGGCAGAACCGGATCACGCCGAAAATCAAACGCGCCGACCAGCCACCATCCCGCAACCGCAAGCCCAAATCAACACCATGCAGAATGCTGTCTCGGCAGAATTTGCATTGGAATCTGCGTTACCGAATCAGCAGGCGAGTTCTGCAAGCCCAACGCCCAGCGCCCCAGTCTTTCCTAAACCTGCTTTCCCCAAACCTGCATTTCCCAAAAATATCAAAGCGCACCTTGGCAAGAAAGTCTGGTATTGCCTCAATCCCCAAAGCCAGCAGGACTTACAAACGGCTCAGCGGCTGATGGGCGAGTCTGGGGGAGAAACGGACGCTGCCGCAGCGGATTATGCTGCTGCGGATTATGCTGCTGCCGATTATGCTGCTGCCGATTATGCAGCCGTTGGGCGATCGCTCTGTGCGGTCGTGCTGCGGGAGGTCGTCGAGCCGTTTATCACGGCGCTGGGTGAATACTGGCTAGAGCAGACAGGCGACACGCAGCTTGGCGACCTTTCGCTCGATCCAGAGGAGTTCAAAACGCCCAACGCCCTTCATATTTTGGCGATGCTCCTTGCGCCCACTTGGCAAGCCATTCGAGAATCCGCGCTGAAGATGCCGCTGGAACCCGCCGCTGCGGATCTCTACGTCTTAGCAGGCAACCCCGACGACGAAGCCGCAGCGGATGCCCGCTATCAGGTTACGGAGTTTCTGCAAACCTGGGAGCATCCGGTGGCGGGCTGGATGCAGCGTGACTCTACTGCTGCTGCGAGTCTGCTGGCGCAGGTGGGGCAATTGAGTTTGGGGGCATTTGGGAAGGGGCGATCGCTCTATCCCTGGCAGTTGAACGGATTGCAGCAAAAGATTTTGGGAAAGTCGGCTAAATCGGGGCTATTGCAATCGATCTACGGCGGCTCGTAG
- a CDS encoding flavin prenyltransferase UbiX — translation MQSQTPSLPLILGVTGASGLIYAVRSLKFLLRADYAVELVASKSTYMVWQAELGIRMPAEPAQQEEFWRQQAGVAQGGKLRCHPWGDVGANIASGSFRTAGMLVMPCSMSTVGKLAAGLSSDLLERAADVQLKEGRKLVIVPRETPFSLIHLRNLTTLAEAGARIVPAIPAWYHHPQTVEDLVDFVVARALDQFDIDCVPLKRWEGH, via the coding sequence TTGCAGTCTCAAACTCCTTCCCTCCCCCTTATCCTCGGTGTTACGGGCGCGTCCGGGCTGATCTATGCCGTGCGATCGCTGAAGTTTTTGCTGCGGGCGGACTATGCCGTCGAACTGGTCGCGTCCAAATCAACCTACATGGTGTGGCAGGCAGAACTGGGCATTCGGATGCCTGCGGAGCCTGCCCAGCAGGAGGAGTTTTGGCGGCAGCAGGCGGGCGTGGCACAGGGGGGAAAATTGCGCTGTCATCCCTGGGGCGATGTGGGGGCTAATATTGCCAGCGGCTCCTTTCGCACAGCGGGGATGCTGGTGATGCCGTGCAGCATGAGTACCGTGGGCAAGCTGGCGGCGGGCCTCAGTTCTGACCTGCTGGAGCGGGCCGCAGACGTGCAGCTAAAAGAAGGGCGCAAGCTGGTGATCGTACCCCGCGAAACGCCCTTTAGCCTGATTCATTTGCGGAATTTGACGACGCTGGCGGAAGCCGGAGCGCGGATTGTGCCAGCGATTCCGGCCTGGTATCACCACCCGCAGACGGTGGAAGATCTGGTGGATTTTGTCGTAGCGCGAGCGCTGGATCAGTTCGATATCGACTGTGTGCCGCTCAAGCGCTGGGAGGGACATTAG
- the trxA gene encoding thioredoxin, with protein MSSSVVVISDSEFETTVLQTDQPVLVYFWAPWCGPCRLMSPMMESVASQYGDRLKIVKMEVDANPEAVARYKVEGVPALILFREGQPVEAIEGVVNKQRIEGFLDAHLPQPA; from the coding sequence ATGAGTAGCAGCGTGGTGGTCATTTCTGACTCCGAGTTTGAAACGACCGTTCTGCAAACCGACCAGCCCGTGCTGGTGTATTTTTGGGCCCCGTGGTGTGGGCCGTGTCGCCTGATGTCGCCGATGATGGAGTCTGTTGCCAGTCAGTATGGCGATCGCCTCAAAATTGTCAAAATGGAAGTCGATGCCAACCCTGAAGCAGTCGCCCGCTACAAGGTAGAAGGCGTGCCTGCCCTGATTCTGTTCCGAGAAGGACAGCCCGTGGAGGCGATCGAGGGTGTGGTCAACAAGCAGCGGATTGAGGGCTTTTTGGACGCGCACCTGCCCCAGCCCGCATAG
- a CDS encoding PspA/IM30 family protein: protein MGLFDRVSRVVRANLNAAVSSAEDPEKILDQALIDMQEDLIQMRQAVASAIASQKRMQQQYNQAQTEANNWQQRAQLALQKGDESLAREALNRKKVQLDTSAALKTQLDQQSATVDTLKRNLIALEGKIAEAKTKKDMLKARASAAKANEQLQNTVGKLGTSTAMGAFERMEEKVLQMEARSQAAAELAGTDLEMQFAQLESSTDVDAELEAMKAQLIGGASPAQSQLPASAPSTTTTDASVDAELEQLKTQLDQL, encoded by the coding sequence ATGGGACTGTTTGATCGTGTAAGCCGGGTGGTGCGGGCCAACCTCAACGCCGCCGTTAGCTCTGCCGAAGACCCCGAAAAGATTCTGGATCAGGCGCTGATCGACATGCAGGAAGACCTGATCCAAATGCGTCAGGCGGTGGCTAGCGCGATCGCCAGCCAAAAGCGGATGCAGCAGCAGTATAACCAGGCGCAGACCGAAGCCAACAACTGGCAGCAGCGAGCCCAATTGGCCCTGCAAAAGGGCGACGAAAGCCTTGCCCGCGAAGCACTAAACCGCAAGAAGGTGCAGCTTGACACCTCTGCTGCGCTGAAGACCCAGCTTGACCAGCAGAGCGCTACAGTGGACACCCTCAAGCGCAACCTGATTGCCCTAGAAGGCAAGATTGCCGAAGCCAAAACCAAGAAAGACATGCTCAAGGCCCGCGCCAGCGCCGCCAAGGCCAACGAGCAACTGCAAAACACCGTCGGCAAGTTGGGCACCAGCACGGCAATGGGCGCATTTGAGCGCATGGAAGAGAAGGTGCTGCAAATGGAAGCCCGCTCTCAGGCTGCGGCCGAGCTAGCAGGAACCGACCTGGAAATGCAATTTGCCCAGCTAGAGTCGAGTACGGATGTGGATGCTGAACTGGAAGCCATGAAGGCACAGCTAATCGGCGGCGCGTCGCCCGCTCAGAGCCAACTGCCCGCCTCTGCCCCCAGCACTACCACAACCGATGCTTCGGTAGATGCCGAGCTAGAGCAACTGAAGACCCAGCTCGACCAGCTCTAA
- the ftsH2 gene encoding ATP-dependent zinc metalloprotease FtsH2, with product MKLSWRVILLWTLPALVVGFFFWQGAFTTSPMDMGRNTASTRMTYGRFLEYLDAGRVTSVDLYEGGRTAIVEAVDPELDNRIQRLRVDLPGNAPELVSRLRTDHISFDVHPPRNDAAIWGLLGNLLFPILLIGGLFLLFRRSSNVPGGPGQAMNFGKSRARFMMEAKTGVMFDDVAGIEEAKEELQEVVTFLKKPERFTAVGAKIPKGVLLVGPPGTGKTLLAKAIAGEAGVPFFSISGSEFVEMFVGVGASRVRDLFKKAKENAPCIIFIDEIDAVGRQRGAGIGGGNDEREQTLNQLLTEMDGFEGNTGIIIIAATNRPDVLDSALLRPGRFDRQVEVSPPDIKGRLEVLQVHARNKKLAKEVSLEAIARRTPGFSGADLANLLNEAAILTARRRKDEITMLEIDDAVDRVVAGMEGTPLVDSKSKRLIAYHEIGHAIVGTLVKDHDPVQKVTLIPRGQAQGLTWFTPSEDQALISRSQILARIMGALGGRAAEQVIFGDAEVTTGAGNDLQQVTGMARQMVTRFGMSDLGPVSLESQQGEVFLGRDWMTRSEYSEEIAARIDAQVRSIVEHCYEETCRIVRDNRVVIDRLVDLLIEKETIDGDEFRRIVAEYVDVPEKESYVPQL from the coding sequence ATGAAACTTTCCTGGAGAGTCATCCTCCTTTGGACATTGCCAGCCCTGGTGGTCGGCTTTTTCTTTTGGCAGGGTGCATTTACCACCTCCCCGATGGACATGGGGCGAAACACCGCCAGCACCCGCATGACCTACGGCCGCTTTCTGGAATACCTGGATGCGGGCCGTGTGACCAGCGTGGATTTGTATGAGGGCGGTCGTACGGCTATTGTAGAAGCCGTTGATCCAGAGTTGGATAATCGGATTCAGCGACTGCGGGTTGATCTGCCAGGCAATGCGCCAGAGTTGGTCTCTAGGTTGAGAACTGACCACATCAGTTTTGATGTGCATCCGCCCCGCAACGATGCGGCGATTTGGGGACTGCTCGGCAATTTGCTGTTCCCCATTCTGCTGATTGGTGGGCTGTTCCTGCTGTTCCGTCGCTCTAGCAACGTGCCCGGTGGGCCGGGGCAGGCGATGAACTTCGGCAAGTCTCGTGCCCGCTTCATGATGGAAGCCAAAACGGGCGTGATGTTCGACGACGTAGCGGGCATCGAAGAGGCCAAGGAAGAACTGCAAGAAGTGGTGACCTTCCTGAAAAAGCCGGAACGCTTTACCGCTGTGGGGGCGAAGATTCCCAAGGGCGTGCTGCTGGTGGGGCCGCCGGGAACCGGGAAGACTTTGCTGGCCAAGGCGATCGCCGGAGAAGCAGGCGTTCCCTTCTTCAGCATTTCTGGCTCAGAATTTGTGGAAATGTTTGTGGGGGTGGGTGCATCCCGCGTCCGCGACCTGTTCAAAAAAGCCAAGGAAAACGCGCCCTGCATCATCTTTATCGACGAGATCGACGCAGTGGGTCGGCAGCGCGGCGCGGGCATCGGCGGCGGCAACGACGAGCGGGAGCAAACCCTGAACCAGTTGCTCACTGAGATGGATGGCTTTGAGGGCAACACGGGCATCATCATCATCGCCGCCACAAACCGTCCTGACGTGCTGGATTCTGCGCTGCTGCGACCTGGCCGCTTTGACCGACAGGTGGAGGTGTCGCCGCCGGATATCAAAGGTCGCCTAGAGGTGCTGCAAGTCCACGCCCGCAACAAGAAGCTGGCGAAGGAAGTGTCTCTGGAGGCGATCGCCCGCCGCACGCCAGGGTTCTCTGGGGCCGACCTGGCAAACCTGCTGAACGAAGCCGCCATCCTCACTGCCCGCCGCCGCAAGGATGAAATCACCATGCTGGAAATCGACGATGCCGTCGATCGCGTGGTGGCTGGTATGGAGGGAACTCCGTTGGTCGATAGCAAGAGCAAGCGCCTGATTGCCTACCACGAAATTGGCCATGCCATCGTTGGCACGCTGGTCAAGGATCACGACCCGGTGCAGAAAGTGACGCTGATCCCTCGCGGACAGGCTCAGGGCTTGACCTGGTTTACGCCCAGCGAAGACCAGGCGCTCATCTCTCGTTCGCAAATCCTGGCCCGCATCATGGGTGCCCTAGGCGGACGCGCTGCGGAACAGGTCATTTTTGGCGATGCCGAAGTCACCACAGGCGCAGGCAATGACTTGCAACAGGTGACAGGCATGGCGCGGCAAATGGTGACGCGCTTTGGTATGTCGGATCTGGGCCCGGTGTCTCTGGAGAGCCAGCAGGGTGAGGTCTTCCTGGGGCGCGACTGGATGACCCGCTCAGAATACTCCGAAGAGATCGCGGCTCGGATTGATGCCCAGGTTCGCTCTATCGTGGAACATTGCTACGAGGAAACTTGCCGTATCGTTCGAGACAATCGCGTGGTGATCGATCGCTTGGTCGATTTGCTGATTGAAAAGGAAACGATTGACGGAGACGAGTTCCGCCGCATCGTGGCTGAGTATGTAGACGTGCCGGAGAAGGAGTCCTACGTGCCTCAGCTATAG
- a CDS encoding 2-hydroxyacid dehydrogenase has translation MKVAVFSTEPYDRKFLDAANAAAGSPHELVYFDVRLEPKTALLAAGFPAVCVFVNDDVSADTLRALANGGTCLVALRCTGYNNVDLEVAAELDMKVVRVVAYSPYSVAEHAAGLIQMLNRKLYRAYSRVRDDNFSLNGLLGFDLHGKTVGVVGTGKIGVIFAQIMHGFGCHLLGYDPYPSPKFEALEDARYVDLPDLLAQSDIISLHCPLTPENHHLINATTIAQMKDGVMLINTSRGKLIDTKAAIAGIKSGKIGYLGIDVYEEEEELFFRDLSDTVIQDDTFQLLQSFPNVVVTAHQAFFTREALNDITTTTITSISDFEQGNPLKDEVKLPQKVATPA, from the coding sequence ATGAAGGTTGCTGTTTTTAGTACCGAACCTTACGATCGCAAGTTTTTGGACGCTGCCAATGCCGCTGCTGGATCGCCCCACGAACTCGTTTATTTTGATGTTCGTCTGGAACCCAAAACGGCGCTTCTTGCGGCTGGATTCCCCGCAGTCTGCGTGTTTGTGAACGATGATGTCAGTGCTGACACACTCCGCGCCTTGGCAAACGGAGGAACCTGCCTCGTCGCTCTGCGCTGTACAGGATATAACAACGTCGATTTGGAAGTGGCCGCCGAGTTAGACATGAAAGTCGTGCGGGTCGTTGCCTACTCCCCCTACTCCGTAGCAGAACATGCGGCCGGGCTAATTCAAATGCTCAATCGCAAGCTATACCGAGCCTATAGCCGCGTCCGAGACGACAATTTTTCGCTTAACGGGCTACTGGGCTTCGATCTACACGGCAAAACAGTTGGCGTAGTAGGTACGGGCAAAATCGGCGTAATTTTTGCCCAGATTATGCACGGCTTCGGCTGCCACCTGCTAGGTTACGACCCCTACCCCAGTCCCAAGTTTGAGGCGCTAGAAGATGCCCGCTATGTGGATCTGCCAGATCTGCTGGCTCAGTCGGACATTATCTCGTTGCACTGCCCGCTGACCCCTGAAAATCATCACCTGATTAATGCCACCACGATCGCCCAAATGAAAGATGGTGTCATGCTGATCAACACCAGCCGAGGCAAGCTGATTGACACCAAAGCGGCGATCGCAGGCATTAAATCAGGCAAAATCGGCTACCTGGGCATCGATGTCTACGAAGAAGAGGAGGAGCTATTTTTCCGCGACCTCTCCGACACCGTGATTCAAGACGACACATTCCAGCTTTTGCAGTCCTTCCCGAACGTTGTCGTTACAGCACACCAGGCCTTCTTTACCCGCGAAGCCTTAAACGACATCACCACCACCACCATCACCAGCATCAGCGATTTTGAGCAGGGCAACCCGCTCAAGGACGAGGTGAAGCTGCCGCAGAAAGTCGCCACGCCCGCCTGA
- a CDS encoding S9 family peptidase, with protein MPQIAPFGSWKSPITSDLIVAGSLRLGEVRLDGGDVYWSEGRPSEGGRNVVVRRSPSNALDASTLDLTPLPFNVRTRVHEYGGGAYIVQDGIVYFSNFADQRLYQISPGEAPQPITPECAFRYADAVCDRVRNRLICVREDYSQNDHEPVNTIVSVSLSSTDGGLDAGTVLVSGSDFYAFPRLSPDGSRLCWIEWNHPNMPWDGTTLWVAEVNADGCLGEPQKIVGGEAESIFQPAWSPNGELYFVSDRTNWWNLYRWNVATATPEPLCLKSAEFGLPLWVFGMSTYGFESAESLICTYSEDGISKLARLHTRTLELTEIPTPYTSIGGLQVAGSSVVFGAGSPTTPGAIAHLDLSTGQITELRRSSTLEIDPGYISVPQAIEFPTTHGLTAYGFFYPPQNQDFIAPAGEKPPLLVKIHGGPTAATSATFSPSIQYWTSRGIAILDVNYGGSTGYGREYRERLKGNWGIVDVDDCVNGAKYLADQGWVDGDRLCIDGGSAGGYTTLAALAFRDVFKAGASYYGVSDLEALAKDTHKFESRYLDGLIGPYPARRDLYIERSPIYAIDRLNCPLIFFQGDEDKIVPPNQAEMMVNALQEKGLPVAYVLFQGEQHGFRKAENIKRALDSELYFYARVFGFPLAEEMEAVAIANL; from the coding sequence ATGCCGCAGATTGCCCCCTTTGGCTCCTGGAAATCGCCTATTACCTCAGACTTGATTGTGGCGGGAAGCTTGCGCTTGGGGGAGGTGCGGCTGGATGGCGGCGATGTGTACTGGAGTGAGGGGCGGCCGTCGGAGGGCGGGCGGAACGTGGTGGTGCGGCGATCGCCCTCCAATGCTCTAGATGCTTCCACGCTGGATCTCACTCCTCTACCGTTTAACGTTCGGACTCGCGTGCATGAGTATGGCGGCGGTGCGTACATCGTGCAGGATGGCATTGTATATTTCTCGAACTTTGCGGATCAGCGCTTGTATCAAATAAGTCCGGGTGAAGCGCCGCAGCCAATTACGCCCGAATGTGCATTTCGCTATGCCGATGCCGTGTGCGATCGCGTGCGAAATCGCCTCATCTGTGTGCGCGAAGATTATTCCCAAAATGATCACGAACCTGTGAATACGATCGTGTCTGTCAGCCTCTCATCCACAGATGGAGGGCTAGATGCAGGAACGGTGCTGGTGTCGGGCAGCGACTTCTACGCCTTTCCCCGGCTGAGTCCTGACGGCTCGCGGCTGTGCTGGATCGAGTGGAACCATCCGAATATGCCGTGGGACGGCACGACACTGTGGGTTGCGGAGGTTAATGCAGACGGTTGTTTGGGAGAACCGCAGAAGATTGTTGGCGGCGAGGCGGAGTCGATTTTTCAGCCCGCTTGGTCGCCGAATGGAGAATTGTACTTTGTGAGCGATCGCACGAACTGGTGGAACCTCTACCGCTGGAACGTTGCCACTGCCACACCAGAGCCGCTCTGTCTCAAGTCTGCCGAGTTTGGGCTGCCGCTGTGGGTGTTTGGCATGTCTACCTACGGCTTTGAGTCGGCAGAGTCGCTGATTTGCACCTACAGCGAAGACGGCATTTCTAAACTGGCGCGGCTGCACACGCGCACGCTGGAACTCACCGAGATTCCCACCCCCTACACCAGCATTGGCGGCCTTCAGGTGGCGGGTTCCTCGGTGGTGTTTGGCGCGGGTTCGCCGACCACACCGGGGGCGATCGCCCATCTCGACCTGTCTACGGGGCAAATCACGGAACTGCGACGCTCTAGCACGCTGGAAATTGATCCTGGCTACATTTCTGTACCGCAGGCAATCGAGTTTCCCACGACCCACGGCCTCACTGCCTACGGCTTTTTCTATCCGCCCCAAAATCAGGATTTCATCGCACCCGCCGGGGAAAAACCGCCGCTGTTGGTGAAAATTCACGGCGGGCCCACCGCTGCCACCAGCGCCACCTTCAGCCCCAGCATCCAATACTGGACAAGCCGGGGCATCGCCATATTGGACGTGAACTATGGCGGCAGCACGGGCTACGGGCGCGAGTATCGCGAACGGCTGAAGGGCAACTGGGGCATTGTGGACGTAGACGATTGCGTGAATGGCGCGAAGTATCTGGCAGACCAGGGCTGGGTGGATGGCGATCGCCTCTGCATCGACGGCGGCAGCGCGGGCGGCTATACCACGCTGGCGGCGCTGGCGTTTCGTGATGTGTTCAAAGCTGGGGCCAGCTACTACGGCGTAAGCGATCTAGAGGCGCTGGCAAAGGACACCCACAAGTTTGAATCGCGCTATCTGGACGGGCTGATTGGCCCCTACCCTGCCCGCCGAGATTTGTATATCGAGCGATCGCCCATCTATGCCATCGATCGGCTCAACTGCCCCCTCATCTTTTTCCAGGGCGATGAAGACAAAATCGTGCCGCCCAATCAGGCGGAGATGATGGTCAACGCGCTGCAAGAAAAGGGACTGCCCGTCGCCTACGTGCTGTTTCAGGGCGAACAACACGGCTTCCGCAAAGCAGAGAACATTAAACGGGCGCTGGACAGTGAACTCTATTTCTATGCGCGAGTGTTTGGTTTTCCGCTGGCAGAGGAGATGGAAGCAGTGGCGATCGCCAACCTCTAA
- the rfbF gene encoding glucose-1-phosphate cytidylyltransferase produces the protein MKAVILAGGLGTRLSEETSIKPKPMVEVGGQPILWHIMKIYSAHGINDFIICCGYKGYVIKEYFANYFLRMSDVTFDMRFNQMNIHSGYAEPWRVTLVDTGENSMTGGRLRRVREHIGNETFCFTYGDGVSDVNITELVEFHKQQSTLATLTAVQPQGRFGAIALGEEQTKITQFHEKPVGDGAWINGGYFVLEPEVIDYVEDDLTVWEQEPLQKLAHMGQLSAYKHAGFWQPMDTLKDKNYLDELWKKGKAPWKTW, from the coding sequence ATGAAGGCAGTCATCTTAGCTGGAGGATTGGGGACTCGCTTGAGCGAGGAGACATCTATCAAGCCAAAGCCGATGGTGGAAGTAGGCGGACAGCCAATTCTCTGGCACATCATGAAGATCTACTCTGCCCACGGCATCAACGACTTCATTATTTGTTGCGGTTATAAGGGTTACGTCATCAAAGAATACTTCGCAAATTATTTTCTGCGGATGTCGGATGTCACATTTGACATGCGATTTAACCAGATGAACATTCACTCCGGCTATGCCGAACCCTGGCGCGTCACGCTGGTAGATACGGGCGAAAACTCGATGACCGGGGGCCGTCTACGTCGCGTTCGAGAGCATATTGGGAATGAAACCTTCTGCTTCACCTACGGCGACGGCGTGAGTGATGTCAACATCACCGAATTAGTGGAATTTCACAAGCAGCAATCGACGCTGGCAACGCTGACAGCAGTGCAGCCCCAGGGTCGTTTTGGGGCGATCGCCCTCGGCGAAGAGCAGACCAAAATCACCCAGTTTCACGAAAAGCCTGTGGGCGACGGAGCCTGGATCAACGGCGGCTATTTCGTGCTGGAGCCAGAGGTCATCGACTACGTTGAAGACGACTTGACTGTGTGGGAACAGGAGCCGCTACAAAAGCTGGCGCACATGGGTCAACTCTCTGCCTACAAGCACGCAGGCTTCTGGCAACCCATGGATACCCTCAAGGATAAGAACTACCTGGACGAACTCTGGAAAAAAGGAAAAGCCCCTTGGAAGACCTGGTAG